TCATCGGCATAGCTTACAAAGCCGCCCCACACGACGTCGGAGCTTCCTGCAATATCAGTAAGGGCAGCGGCAATAAGACCGCCTGTGCAGGACTCAGCAGTCACCAGCGTAAGTTTATTACGACGACAGAGATCAAGAAGAGGTATGCTTAATTTTTCAAAGCTCATTATGATCTTGTTTGAGCTGGGTGACAGGTGCTGAAAAAACATCAATTGATTCGGGATCACTAATCATATCGCACTTTCCCTCAAAACGGACTCCGTCTGCAATCTTAAGCTTGGCAGTTCTGATATTACCTATGACCTGCCCTGTTGAGAGCATTTCCAGTTTTTCTGAGGCTTCAATATCACCGTAGACAACGCCGCCTATAACAATGGAGCCAACCTGTATATCTGCACGTACCTCTGCGCCTTCCTCAATATAGAGAAAACCTTCTGATTCAATACGTCCTTCATATTTTCCATCAATTTTAAGGGGTTTGGTAAACTTCATAGTCCCTTTGAAGACGGTTTCATTTCCTAGAATTGTTGAAATGGATTCAATATCCTTTAAAGATGGTGCCATAATATTTTGATATTCCTATTTAGTTGTCATTACAAATACACCGTCCCACTCGGGAGGCGGGGGATTATCCAGATACATTTTGCACCTGGCATAATAGACTTTTGAGGGACCGTCCTCCTGATCAAGCTTGAGAGCATCGGCAAATTTACCCATGGCATCAGAAAAGTGTCTGCCCTTATAGAGTTCACGGCCTTCACTAAAAAGACCAAGCACTTCTCTTTTTGTATCAGAGATCATACTCTTCCTCCAGACTATTTTTGTCCCTGCCCTTATTCTCCTACTTCTTATGAGGATTGTCAATTGACCTTTAGTCCCTAAGGACTAGGCTCCGGTAGGATAAGCAAAGTAAAAAAAAAGAACGCCCCGTAAGGCGTCCTTCATGCTCCCGGTCATGCCGGGATCTACTTGAAATATCAATCGGTATGAACTTTCTCATGGAAAGCTATGCCGGCTGAGGCTATATCTAAGCCCTGTCCAACCTACTTTCGCAGGGGCCAGGCCAGTTTTTTCAGTTCTTTACCAGGCCTGAAAACTGTTACACCGTGACTTTCAACAGGCACGATTTCTCCGGTTTTAGGGTTTCTGGCTTTCTCCCGACCTTTTCTGGTCCGAATTTCAAAGGTTCCGAATCCTCTAAGCTCAACAACTCTGTCATCTTCCAGAGCTTCTTTTATTTCTTCAAAAAAAGAATCAATCACATTGTGAATATCTTTTCGGCTGATTGATGAATTGTCATAAATATGCTCAATTATCTCAGCTTTTGTTAGCTTTATTTCTGACATATCTCTTCTCTAAATAATTAGGATTTGATCGTTATCGTTAAGCCATTGCTGCAAGAGCTTTGTGAAGTCTGGACTTCTTTCTTGCGGTCATATTCTTGTGATACAATCCCTTTCCTG
This DNA window, taken from Oceanispirochaeta sp. M1, encodes the following:
- a CDS encoding polymer-forming cytoskeletal protein, which produces MAPSLKDIESISTILGNETVFKGTMKFTKPLKIDGKYEGRIESEGFLYIEEGAEVRADIQVGSIVIGGVVYGDIEASEKLEMLSTGQVIGNIRTAKLKIADGVRFEGKCDMISDPESIDVFSAPVTQLKQDHNEL
- a CDS encoding HU family DNA-binding protein, with translation MSEIKLTKAEIIEHIYDNSSISRKDIHNVIDSFFEEIKEALEDDRVVELRGFGTFEIRTRKGREKARNPKTGEIVPVESHGVTVFRPGKELKKLAWPLRK